One window of the Candidatus Zixiibacteriota bacterium genome contains the following:
- the mraY gene encoding phospho-N-acetylmuramoyl-pentapeptide transferase (Evidence 2a : Function from experimental evidences in other organisms; PubMedId : 10564498, 215212, 2179861; Product type e : enzyme), which translates to MLYHIFANLVGYISGFNIFRYITFRTAGATITAILISLFLGPYFIRLLKKYQIKEEIRAEGPQSHLSKKGTPTMGGLIILAGIIIPVVLWADLTNYFILMLLLVTFWLGLIGFMDDYLKAVKHQKKGMVGRKKLIGQIGLGLIFGLALTLIPPNSSFDGTTGIPFFKNYVISLGILYVPFIILVITASSNAVNLTDGLDGLAIGLTGICFVAFAGLTYVAGRTDFSNYLQIEYIPGASEMTVYCGAAIGSAIGFLWFNSHPAEVFMGDTGALTLGGVLGAIAILIKKELLLVIVGGVFVIEAGSVILQVLSYRYRGGKRIFKMAPLHHHFELLGWPESKVVTRFWIIGALFALLTLSTLKIR; encoded by the coding sequence ATGCTGTATCATATATTCGCCAATCTGGTCGGTTATATTTCGGGATTCAATATCTTCAGATATATCACATTTCGGACCGCCGGCGCGACGATTACGGCGATCCTGATTTCGCTTTTTCTGGGACCGTATTTTATTCGACTCCTTAAAAAATACCAGATAAAAGAAGAAATCCGGGCGGAAGGGCCGCAGTCGCACCTGTCAAAGAAGGGGACGCCGACCATGGGCGGTCTGATAATTTTGGCCGGCATCATTATCCCGGTCGTGCTCTGGGCCGATCTGACCAATTATTTCATCCTGATGTTGCTTTTAGTGACATTCTGGCTGGGCTTGATCGGTTTTATGGATGATTATCTGAAAGCGGTCAAACATCAGAAGAAAGGGATGGTGGGCAGAAAGAAATTGATCGGTCAGATAGGACTGGGTTTGATATTCGGTTTGGCCCTGACGCTGATTCCGCCGAACTCGAGTTTTGACGGTACTACCGGGATTCCATTTTTCAAAAATTACGTAATATCGCTAGGAATACTCTATGTGCCGTTCATTATACTGGTGATTACGGCATCGTCGAATGCGGTGAATTTGACCGATGGTCTGGATGGTCTGGCCATAGGTTTGACGGGAATCTGTTTCGTGGCCTTCGCCGGCCTAACCTACGTGGCGGGCCGGACCGACTTTTCGAACTATCTGCAGATAGAATATATACCCGGGGCAAGCGAGATGACAGTTTACTGCGGTGCGGCGATCGGTTCGGCCATCGGTTTTCTCTGGTTCAATTCTCATCCGGCGGAAGTATTCATGGGGGATACCGGGGCGCTGACGCTGGGCGGGGTACTGGGGGCAATTGCCATTTTAATAAAGAAGGAACTGCTGTTGGTGATAGTCGGCGGAGTTTTCGTGATAGAGGCCGGCTCCGTGATTTTGCAGGTTTTATCATACAGGTATAGGGGGGGCAAGAGAATTTTCAAAATGGCGCCATTGCATCATCATTTCGAACTGCTCGGTTGGCCGGAGTCGAAAGTGGTTACGCGATTCTGGATTATAGGCGCCTTATTTGCACTTTTGACACTCTCAACTTTAAAGATAAGATGA
- the murD gene encoding UDP-N-acetylmuramoylalanine--D-glutamate ligase translates to MTVQERVKGRKIGVIGMARSGLAAARLIHKLGGRAFVSDAKKEEQLSVQIAALKEIGADYETGGHTEKLLKCDFIILSPGVPKSVPMIKNIYEEGIPVFSEIELASWFCRGKIIAITGSNGKTTTTSLMGAMLEAAGLKNVVCGNIGNPFADAVLEMPADGWAVVEVSNFQLEDIEEFKPHIAMILNLTPDHLDRYENFDGYKMAKYRIAENQQPSDFLILNADDTVIEKNNIATRAQKIYFSTARSLPIGVFQRGQMLIGSVGGKEYEIIEINKIRIPGPHNLQNAAAASLAALLIGLPPNRIAEALEKFPGVTHRMEDAGTVAGIKFINDSKATNVDSVCYALRSISTPICLIAGGRDKGGSYLPIAEYGKGKIKEIILIGEAKEKIFAALGKIFPVEFASSMDEAVQKAFKAARPGETVLLSPACSSFDMFENYEQRGETFKKLVAALHERGNGVQLSGTK, encoded by the coding sequence ATGACGGTACAGGAAAGAGTAAAAGGACGGAAAATCGGGGTTATCGGAATGGCCCGCTCCGGGCTGGCGGCGGCGCGGCTCATCCACAAACTGGGCGGTCGGGCCTTTGTCTCAGATGCCAAAAAGGAAGAGCAATTGTCCGTTCAAATAGCCGCCCTGAAGGAGATAGGAGCCGATTATGAAACCGGCGGCCATACCGAAAAACTGCTGAAATGCGATTTCATAATTCTATCACCGGGCGTACCGAAAAGTGTCCCGATGATAAAAAATATTTATGAAGAAGGGATTCCGGTCTTTTCGGAGATTGAATTGGCCTCATGGTTTTGCCGGGGAAAAATAATAGCAATCACCGGTTCCAATGGCAAAACGACCACGACAAGTCTAATGGGTGCCATGCTCGAAGCCGCCGGGCTCAAGAATGTGGTTTGCGGCAATATCGGAAATCCTTTCGCCGATGCGGTTTTGGAAATGCCAGCCGACGGCTGGGCGGTGGTGGAAGTTTCCAATTTCCAATTGGAAGATATCGAGGAATTCAAGCCGCATATCGCCATGATATTGAACCTGACGCCGGATCATCTGGATCGCTATGAAAATTTCGACGGCTACAAGATGGCCAAGTATCGTATCGCAGAGAATCAGCAACCGTCGGATTTCCTAATACTCAATGCCGATGATACCGTCATCGAGAAAAATAATATCGCCACCCGCGCCCAAAAAATCTATTTCTCAACCGCCCGCTCGCTGCCGATCGGGGTCTTCCAGAGGGGACAGATGCTGATCGGCAGTGTGGGTGGGAAAGAATATGAAATTATTGAAATCAATAAGATCAGGATTCCCGGCCCGCATAATCTTCAGAATGCCGCGGCGGCATCGCTGGCGGCTTTGCTGATCGGACTGCCTCCCAATCGGATCGCCGAGGCGCTGGAAAAATTTCCGGGTGTGACTCATCGAATGGAAGACGCCGGAACCGTAGCCGGAATAAAATTCATAAACGATTCCAAGGCGACCAATGTCGATTCGGTCTGTTATGCTTTGCGTTCAATCAGTACTCCCATCTGTCTTATCGCCGGAGGACGGGATAAAGGCGGGAGTTATTTGCCGATCGCGGAGTATGGCAAAGGAAAAATCAAAGAGATAATTCTTATCGGGGAAGCGAAAGAGAAAATATTTGCGGCACTGGGGAAGATTTTCCCGGTCGAGTTTGCGTCCAGCATGGATGAAGCGGTTCAGAAAGCGTTCAAAGCGGCCCGGCCGGGTGAGACGGTGCTGCTGTCGCCGGCCTGTTCCAGTTTCGATATGTTCGAGAATTATGAGCAGAGAGGCGAGACGTTCAAAAAATTAGTGGCGGCGCTTCACGAAAGAGGTAATGGAGTTCAGTTATCAGGTACGAAATAG
- the murG gene encoding UDP-N-acetylglucosamine--N-acetylmuramyl-(pentapeptide) pyrophosphoryl-undecaprenol N-acetylglucosamine transferase, with amino-acid sequence MNRIGVIFAGGGTGGHLSPAMAIADKLKSRLTSEYAPDILFIGTKRGIEYRMREKLGYPLALINIRGMMRTWTLSNLAVPFLLIGAVTRSLSLMKRFNPAIVVGTGGYVMGPVMIAAILLGRRRVIQEQNSYPGVTTRQLAGRVDRIFLGFGEAKKYLKRTDHCVETGNPVKEIIGKVPRSEGRAYFEISNEERVILILGGSQGASAINKNILRGLSTLPDGFSLIWQTGERDYKEVAALAGGKVTSRSLFAFTDRIEMAYAAADIVVARAGALTLAEITAAGLPSLLIPYPFAAGNHQRKNAAVFAEKGAAVLFDDRQLGSISLLDEAVTLLMSGQAEQMKEAVREIDSHRTKPAADMIADEILRLLNLGRKAT; translated from the coding sequence GTGAATAGGATAGGCGTAATTTTCGCGGGCGGCGGCACCGGCGGTCATCTGAGCCCGGCAATGGCGATCGCGGACAAATTGAAATCAAGGCTGACTTCGGAATATGCACCTGATATTCTGTTTATCGGGACGAAACGCGGTATTGAGTACCGGATGCGAGAGAAACTGGGATATCCCTTGGCTCTGATAAATATTCGGGGCATGATGCGGACCTGGACATTATCGAATCTGGCGGTACCATTTCTATTGATCGGAGCCGTGACCAGGTCGTTGAGTTTGATGAAGCGATTCAACCCGGCAATTGTAGTTGGAACCGGAGGTTATGTGATGGGGCCGGTGATGATTGCGGCGATACTTCTGGGGCGCCGGAGAGTCATTCAGGAACAGAATTCCTATCCGGGCGTGACGACTCGTCAATTGGCAGGGAGAGTTGACCGGATATTTCTGGGATTCGGCGAAGCGAAAAAATATTTGAAAAGGACCGATCACTGCGTCGAGACGGGCAATCCGGTGAAGGAAATAATCGGAAAGGTCCCGCGTTCCGAAGGGCGGGCCTATTTTGAGATAAGTAATGAAGAACGAGTCATTTTAATTTTAGGGGGGAGTCAGGGGGCCTCGGCCATCAACAAGAATATTCTCAGAGGTTTGTCCACTCTACCTGACGGTTTTTCGTTGATCTGGCAAACAGGCGAAAGGGATTACAAGGAAGTGGCCGCACTGGCGGGCGGCAAGGTAACGAGCCGCTCCCTTTTCGCATTTACCGACAGGATAGAGATGGCATATGCCGCCGCCGACATAGTTGTCGCCCGGGCCGGGGCCCTGACTTTAGCCGAGATTACCGCCGCAGGATTGCCGTCGCTTCTGATTCCGTATCCATTCGCGGCGGGGAATCATCAGAGAAAGAATGCCGCCGTTTTTGCCGAGAAGGGCGCGGCCGTGCTTTTTGATGACAGGCAATTGGGGAGTATTTCGCTTTTGGATGAAGCTGTCACACTATTAATGAGCGGCCAAGCCGAACAAATGAAAGAGGCGGTGAGAGAAATAGATAGTCATCGAACAAAGCCCGCCGCCGACATGATTGCGGACGAAATTTTGCGGTTACTCAACCTCGGGAGGAAGGCCACTTGA
- the murE gene encoding UDP-N-acetylmuramoyl-L-alanyl-D-glutamate--2, 6-diaminopimelate ligase, with protein MVGRDDILIEGIEYDSRRVRPGQLFAAVSGFKTDGKKYIPEAIKRGATAILTDNRIQADVPLVLVPDVRAGLSDLAAAFYGFPGRDLEIIGVTGTNGKSTSVSLIREILQRSGKKAGMLNSLTYDTGAAQYKAERTTPESLEVQRYLYEMKEAGCTYGVVEVSSHALVLKRVENIDFKMGLFTTFSRDHLDFHHTMEEYLAAKKLFLEKLKGDKKRTVINADSPEFAGFISEAQSPVLTYSSTGNKADVTIINPKLKADKSLFELVTPQGKAAVELGLLGRYNLSNAAGAAAVGLALNIDLNTIVSALRNAEPVPGRFRPVKRGQPFTVIVDYAHTPDAIERLCQSAREITSGRVLILFGCGGDRDKGKRPLMGKIASSRSDLAVVTSDNPRTEDPQKIIDDILPGMTGDNYKVVPDRREAIRTIIKAAKTGDILLIAGKGAEDYQEIGTVKYPYDDTTEVTKALEEAGYKG; from the coding sequence GTGGTCGGTCGGGACGACATACTAATTGAGGGCATCGAGTACGATTCCCGCCGCGTGAGACCGGGACAGCTTTTTGCGGCCGTATCGGGGTTCAAGACCGACGGGAAGAAATATATACCGGAGGCAATAAAAAGGGGCGCGACCGCGATCCTGACCGACAATCGAATTCAGGCGGATGTTCCCCTGGTGCTGGTACCCGATGTCCGAGCCGGATTGTCGGACTTGGCCGCCGCCTTCTACGGATTTCCCGGCCGGGATTTGGAGATTATCGGTGTGACGGGGACCAATGGCAAGAGCACGTCGGTCAGCCTGATCAGAGAGATATTGCAGCGCTCGGGGAAAAAGGCGGGCATGCTTAATTCGCTGACCTACGATACCGGCGCGGCGCAATATAAAGCGGAACGAACCACGCCGGAATCGCTGGAAGTGCAGCGGTATCTATATGAGATGAAAGAAGCCGGGTGCACTTATGGAGTAGTCGAGGTTTCCTCTCACGCTCTGGTCCTGAAGCGAGTTGAGAACATTGATTTTAAGATGGGACTCTTTACCACCTTCAGCCGCGACCATCTGGATTTTCATCATACCATGGAAGAGTATCTGGCGGCCAAGAAATTGTTTCTGGAAAAACTCAAAGGGGACAAGAAGCGGACGGTTATTAATGCCGATTCGCCGGAGTTTGCCGGATTTATTTCGGAGGCGCAAAGCCCGGTGCTGACTTATTCCTCGACCGGAAATAAGGCCGATGTGACAATCATAAATCCAAAATTAAAAGCCGATAAATCGCTGTTTGAATTGGTGACGCCTCAGGGAAAAGCGGCGGTCGAACTGGGTCTTTTGGGACGGTACAATTTATCGAACGCGGCGGGTGCCGCCGCGGTCGGTTTGGCATTAAATATCGATTTGAATACAATCGTCAGCGCCCTTAGGAATGCGGAGCCGGTTCCCGGCAGGTTTCGTCCGGTTAAACGCGGTCAGCCGTTTACGGTCATAGTCGATTATGCTCATACCCCAGACGCCATAGAGCGGTTGTGCCAGTCGGCCCGGGAGATCACATCGGGACGAGTACTGATTCTATTCGGTTGCGGCGGGGATCGGGACAAAGGGAAACGGCCATTGATGGGGAAAATCGCTTCATCGCGAAGTGATCTGGCCGTGGTCACTTCGGACAATCCGCGCACCGAAGATCCTCAGAAAATAATCGATGATATCCTGCCCGGTATGACGGGAGATAATTATAAGGTGGTCCCGGATAGGCGGGAAGCGATCCGGACAATCATTAAAGCGGCCAAGACCGGGGATATTTTATTAATCGCCGGAAAAGGAGCGGAAGACTATCAGGAAATCGGGACGGTCAAATATCCTTATGATGATACCACGGAAGTGACCAAGGCGCTGGAAGAAGCGGGATACAAGGGATAA
- a CDS encoding conserved hypothetical protein (Evidence 4 : Unknown function but conserved in other organisms), with protein METEIKKKRLIILAVLASLFWIALFYRLIDIQVVHGKSYGETAVRQSTGRMPIPGERGTLYDRNGKELAVNVIQGSLFAQPTDQTEINKICGYLDRLFGKPRGYSRRKYPLEPNKFSWIERRMPDNLAQQVMHDSIPGLYIQRDLGREYPYGDVGSQLIGCTNIDGKGISGLEYSYDTLLTGKCGLTEFLRDGQRTTYRLREAPQIQPERGKSIILTIDWALQEIVEQELKAAVEKYHALEGSALFIDCNTGEILAAADCMADGKNDPIKLRAISNVFEPGSVFKVVTAAAILDANKATPYDQVNCENGSWKCGPRVLHDDHKLGMLTFQEVIEKSSNIGTAKFALRVGGEKLTETARKFGFGQRYYLGMPGEAAGSIAGHKKWSQYDVAALAMGHSVSVTALQLAAAIGAVANGGKLYRPILIKGVLDRDGKLICENKKEVIGTVIRPETAVTLRSFLIGVVERGTGTPVKSKIVAIAGKTGTAEVVATGGKGYNKSKFNATFLGFFPANDPKIAGVVVLHQPEPIHYGGYTSGPAFKNIAERFMAGNTKQLGLEKNLIADGRETEMYEVPDFSGKNVSIAEIMAKRIGLEIVPNNVEGTIVWQYPEAGRRIPGNDKIAVVVDDDDIDSLTMADMTGMNLRTAISMLNYQGFNFEISGSGVVINQDPAPGTFLADKNVTCRLEFGRESMDEDSVKELSQAPPKRNSGRSGRHTN; from the coding sequence ATGGAAACTGAGATAAAGAAAAAGCGCCTCATTATTCTCGCCGTGCTGGCGTCCCTTTTCTGGATCGCCCTATTCTACAGGTTGATCGATATCCAGGTGGTTCACGGCAAGTCTTACGGTGAGACGGCGGTACGGCAATCGACGGGGCGGATGCCTATTCCGGGAGAACGCGGCACGCTGTATGACAGGAACGGGAAGGAACTGGCGGTAAATGTGATTCAGGGTTCATTATTTGCCCAGCCGACGGATCAAACGGAGATTAATAAAATTTGCGGCTATCTGGATCGTCTGTTCGGCAAACCGCGCGGTTATTCACGGCGGAAATATCCCCTGGAACCGAATAAGTTCAGCTGGATCGAGCGCCGTATGCCCGATAATCTGGCCCAGCAAGTCATGCATGACAGTATCCCGGGTTTATATATACAGAGGGATCTGGGGAGAGAATATCCCTATGGGGATGTCGGCTCGCAGTTGATCGGGTGCACCAATATTGACGGGAAAGGGATATCGGGACTGGAATACAGTTATGATACGCTTTTGACGGGGAAATGCGGATTGACGGAGTTTTTGCGAGACGGTCAGAGGACCACGTACCGTCTCCGCGAAGCGCCCCAGATTCAGCCGGAACGGGGAAAGTCGATCATACTGACGATCGATTGGGCCCTGCAGGAAATAGTCGAACAGGAATTGAAGGCGGCGGTCGAGAAGTATCATGCCCTGGAAGGTTCGGCCCTATTTATTGATTGCAACACAGGCGAAATTTTGGCGGCGGCCGATTGCATGGCGGACGGTAAGAATGACCCGATAAAATTGCGGGCCATAAGCAATGTCTTCGAGCCCGGTTCGGTATTCAAAGTAGTTACGGCGGCGGCCATTCTGGACGCCAATAAGGCGACACCGTATGATCAGGTAAACTGCGAAAACGGGTCGTGGAAATGCGGCCCCCGGGTTCTTCACGATGATCACAAATTGGGGATGCTGACATTTCAGGAAGTGATTGAAAAATCGAGCAATATCGGGACAGCCAAATTCGCGTTGCGCGTCGGCGGTGAAAAACTGACGGAGACGGCCCGCAAATTCGGTTTCGGCCAGAGATATTATTTGGGGATGCCGGGGGAAGCGGCCGGTTCGATTGCCGGGCACAAAAAATGGTCCCAGTATGATGTCGCCGCTCTGGCGATGGGGCATTCGGTTTCCGTGACGGCGCTACAATTGGCGGCGGCTATCGGGGCGGTCGCAAATGGCGGGAAATTATATCGTCCGATCCTGATCAAAGGAGTCCTTGATAGGGACGGAAAATTGATCTGTGAGAATAAGAAAGAGGTAATCGGGACGGTTATAAGGCCGGAGACGGCGGTGACCCTGCGGAGTTTTCTGATAGGAGTTGTGGAGCGCGGGACGGGGACGCCGGTAAAATCGAAGATTGTCGCCATTGCGGGAAAGACCGGGACGGCGGAAGTGGTCGCAACCGGCGGCAAGGGGTATAATAAGAGTAAGTTCAATGCTACCTTCCTGGGATTTTTCCCGGCCAACGATCCGAAGATAGCCGGGGTAGTGGTACTTCACCAGCCGGAGCCGATACATTACGGCGGTTATACATCGGGCCCAGCTTTTAAGAATATCGCGGAGCGCTTCATGGCGGGTAATACGAAACAGTTGGGATTGGAAAAGAATTTGATCGCCGACGGGCGTGAAACAGAGATGTATGAAGTCCCGGATTTTTCCGGGAAGAATGTCTCGATAGCGGAGATTATGGCAAAACGGATCGGTCTGGAAATAGTCCCGAACAACGTGGAGGGAACTATTGTCTGGCAGTATCCCGAGGCCGGGCGCCGAATACCCGGCAACGATAAAATTGCGGTGGTGGTTGATGATGACGATATAGATTCCCTGACGATGGCGGATATGACCGGAATGAATTTGCGGACCGCCATTTCGATGCTGAATTATCAGGGCTTCAATTTTGAGATAAGCGGTAGCGGCGTCGTAATAAATCAGGACCCGGCGCCGGGGACCTTTCTGGCGGATAAGAATGTGACGTGCCGATTGGAATTCGGACGAGAAAGCATGGATGAGGATTCAGTTAAGGAACTTAGTCAAGCCCCTCCGAAACGCAACAGTGGTCGGTCGGGACGACATACTAATTGA
- a CDS encoding hypothetical protein (Evidence 5 : Unknown function), producing MTLKISVERYRATNKLRQSYFRRLISSKVSVPAMFLLVVITFACLYIWQRVYVMDLAKDISQLEKRKQELTDQLRKASADVAEFSRLSKIEPLAAEKFGLTRTTSGNLFTLEVKRNTEPKRAGLDNVVWSLKKLADNLPVLTESKADTLSYFKSDGN from the coding sequence ATGACGCTAAAGATATCGGTCGAGAGGTATCGCGCCACAAACAAATTAAGACAGTCATATTTTCGACGCCTGATATCGTCGAAAGTCTCCGTGCCGGCCATGTTTCTCTTGGTTGTCATAACATTCGCCTGCCTTTATATCTGGCAACGGGTATATGTCATGGACCTGGCGAAGGATATATCACAACTGGAAAAGCGGAAACAGGAATTGACCGATCAGTTGCGCAAGGCCTCGGCGGATGTCGCCGAATTTTCCCGCCTCTCCAAGATTGAGCCGTTGGCGGCGGAGAAATTCGGGTTGACGCGGACGACCTCGGGGAATCTTTTCACCCTGGAAGTCAAAAGGAACACCGAACCGAAGCGGGCCGGACTCGACAATGTGGTCTGGTCGCTCAAGAAACTGGCCGATAATCTTCCCGTATTGACGGAAAGCAAGGCCGACACCCTGAGTTATTTCAAGAGTGATGGAAACTGA
- a CDS encoding conserved membrane hypothetical protein (Evidence 4 : Unknown function but conserved in other organisms) encodes MDKKLLYSTMGLLIIGMVMVYSASSIMADARFGSHLYFLQRQLIWLVVAAAAAWVVIKADLKKLSVYSVPMLFLTFLLLAAVFVMPARNGAHRWLFLGPGTIQPSEVFRMVAIYYLAFSLSQKKRNIEDWRQVVLPYAPLLGAGLILIILEPSLGSAMTITATVLIIFFLAGVRLYHLGVLIVPLATMASFMVFVLGYKKARVIDYLSAIENPLSGSYQVKQAVLTLGAGGIFGTGLGNGRQKLFFLPYPHTDFIFASIGEELGLVGLAAILLLFYIILWRGVKIAMYQPDRFGYLLAMGITVSLLVSVALNIGVVTSLLPTTGIPLPFLSYGGSALLISVLSVAILLNLSRRKGMVVRE; translated from the coding sequence ATGGATAAGAAGTTACTATACAGCACGATGGGATTGCTAATAATCGGGATGGTCATGGTCTATTCGGCATCGTCGATTATGGCCGACGCCCGGTTCGGTTCGCATTTATATTTTCTACAGCGGCAATTAATCTGGCTCGTGGTGGCGGCGGCCGCGGCCTGGGTGGTGATAAAGGCGGATCTTAAAAAATTATCGGTCTATTCGGTCCCGATGCTTTTTCTGACATTTCTTCTGCTGGCGGCGGTTTTTGTCATGCCGGCGCGTAACGGCGCGCATCGCTGGCTTTTCCTGGGGCCGGGAACCATACAGCCATCGGAAGTCTTTCGGATGGTCGCCATATATTATCTGGCCTTCTCGTTATCTCAGAAGAAAAGGAATATCGAGGACTGGCGGCAGGTCGTTCTGCCTTACGCCCCGCTTCTCGGGGCCGGACTGATATTGATAATTTTGGAGCCGAGTCTCGGGTCGGCCATGACGATTACGGCAACGGTTTTGATAATATTCTTTCTGGCCGGGGTACGGTTATATCATCTCGGGGTTCTGATAGTTCCGCTGGCGACGATGGCGTCCTTCATGGTATTCGTGTTGGGGTACAAAAAAGCCCGTGTAATCGACTACCTTTCGGCAATAGAGAATCCGCTTTCGGGAAGTTATCAGGTGAAGCAGGCGGTTCTGACGCTCGGGGCGGGAGGGATATTCGGAACCGGTCTGGGCAACGGGCGGCAGAAATTATTTTTCCTTCCGTACCCGCATACTGATTTTATTTTTGCGTCTATCGGAGAGGAGCTGGGCCTGGTCGGCCTGGCGGCGATACTGCTTCTCTTTTACATAATTTTATGGCGGGGAGTGAAAATCGCGATGTATCAGCCGGATCGCTTCGGCTATTTGCTTGCGATGGGGATAACGGTCTCGCTTCTTGTATCGGTGGCGCTCAATATCGGCGTGGTGACATCGCTTTTGCCAACCACCGGAATTCCTCTGCCATTCCTGTCGTACGGGGGTTCGGCCCTGCTGATATCGGTATTATCGGTCGCCATACTCCTGAATCTCTCGCGGCGGAAAGGGATGGTGGTGCGTGAATAG
- a CDS encoding putative UDP-N-acetylmuramoyl-tripeptide--D-alanyl-D-alanine ligase (Evidence 3 : Putative function from multiple computational evidences) produces MIKLNFGTLAENIDGRLLNEEYASALFEGVSIDSRAVTEKQLFVAIKGEKDDGHNYIGEVLNKGGAGLLICHEISDLAGIAGKIPVIMVEDTHRAMIQMASKYRLTLPGKFIAITGSNGKTTTKEFVYAMIASIENDTYRSPGNLNNLFGLPLAIFGMEETMRFGVFELGISYPGEMTKLAAMARPDLALITNVGPTHLETLGTVEGVAEAKLELVDAMPADRPVILNADSPELMKAARKRRRQYTTYGINSKADYMAEISGLSEEGYPTVKIDGVDVSIKLFGEHQAYNLLAGYAVCRTLGLAVRPEELNGIKYNFASYRGEIENVNGMTIIADCYNANPVSMHSGLKSFRDYLEHPVMRGRRSVAVIGDMLELGKRTAEFHREAGAFAAEMNFDTVIAVGPLSRDLYRGAIQSGFDEKRIVHFDDLVVAGEYLLGRVRRGDVLYFKASRGIGLEKLITLLKGSAFRQN; encoded by the coding sequence GTGATCAAATTGAATTTCGGGACACTGGCAGAAAATATCGACGGACGTCTTCTGAACGAAGAATATGCGTCGGCGCTTTTCGAGGGCGTTTCGATAGATAGCCGCGCAGTTACGGAGAAACAGCTGTTTGTGGCTATAAAGGGAGAAAAAGACGACGGTCACAATTATATCGGCGAGGTTTTGAATAAAGGCGGGGCGGGCCTGCTGATATGCCATGAAATTTCGGATCTGGCCGGAATTGCCGGCAAAATTCCGGTGATAATGGTGGAAGATACACATCGAGCCATGATTCAAATGGCCTCGAAATATCGATTGACGCTACCGGGGAAATTTATCGCCATTACCGGTTCCAACGGCAAGACCACCACCAAGGAATTTGTCTATGCCATGATTGCCAGTATAGAAAATGATACCTATCGCTCGCCGGGAAATCTGAACAATCTATTCGGCTTACCCCTCGCCATATTCGGAATGGAAGAGACAATGCGTTTCGGGGTTTTTGAATTGGGAATATCGTATCCCGGTGAGATGACCAAACTGGCGGCGATGGCCCGGCCGGATCTGGCCCTCATAACTAATGTGGGGCCAACCCATCTGGAAACCCTGGGAACGGTAGAAGGGGTGGCTGAGGCGAAATTGGAACTGGTTGACGCGATGCCGGCCGATAGACCGGTGATCCTTAATGCCGACAGCCCGGAATTGATGAAGGCGGCGCGGAAACGGCGACGCCAGTACACGACCTACGGGATCAATTCAAAAGCGGATTATATGGCGGAAATTTCGGGGCTATCCGAAGAAGGGTATCCGACGGTGAAAATCGACGGGGTCGATGTTTCCATCAAATTATTCGGAGAACATCAAGCCTATAATCTACTTGCCGGATATGCCGTTTGCAGGACGCTCGGACTAGCCGTGCGCCCGGAAGAATTAAATGGAATAAAATATAATTTTGCATCATACCGGGGTGAAATTGAAAATGTCAATGGCATGACGATTATCGCCGACTGCTACAACGCCAATCCGGTATCCATGCATTCGGGGCTCAAGTCGTTTCGAGATTATCTGGAACATCCGGTGATGCGGGGACGGCGAAGCGTGGCGGTCATCGGCGACATGCTGGAATTGGGCAAGAGAACCGCCGAATTCCATCGGGAGGCCGGGGCTTTTGCGGCGGAAATGAATTTTGACACTGTAATAGCGGTCGGGCCCCTTTCGCGGGATTTGTATCGCGGAGCAATTCAATCGGGGTTCGATGAAAAACGGATCGTTCATTTCGACGATCTGGTTGTGGCAGGAGAGTATCTTTTGGGCCGAGTCAGACGGGGCGATGTGCTGTATTTCAAGGCCTCCCGCGGAATCGGCCTGGAAAAATTAATAACATTATTAAAGGGGTCGGCTTTCCGTCAGAATTAA